The following is a genomic window from Onthophagus taurus isolate NC chromosome 1, IU_Otau_3.0, whole genome shotgun sequence.
GCACCTCGTCACGAATAAACAAAGAGAAATCCGAAGCAGATGAGCTACGTTGAAGGCAAAAATGAAgaactaaataaataactaagcGGTTATCAGAATTGAGATGTAATAAAAGACAAAGAACGATAATCTCATTAATTTGCTTGTAATTGAACAATAATAAGTGAGAAATATTAAACGTCGTCGACAGGAGGTCTCATTTTAAAACCACAATCTGTTTATGACACGATTTATCACCAATCTCATTAACGACTATGTTCAAGAAATAACACATAACAATGAATAAGCGTTTATTCTCCGTTACAACAACTTTCaacgttttattaaaaataacttacccTTTGTGCACTTTTCGTTCTAACCCTTTGAACATCTTGCTGTCTTAAAACCTCATCTACGTGTCTCATCCTTCTCCTTCTAACCGGTTCCCTCCACAACAACCTGTCTTCAATTTCCACAAAATCATCCTCAACATTAACAACATCCACTTCCTCATCTTCATCGTCCTCCACCTCGCTCGATCTCTCCCTTAATTGTTGGCTAAGAATCCTAAAATGTGGATGTTGGGGATTCGGATGGTGCCTATAAACGCTGATGCTTGGATGCTCGATAAGCAAATTTTCCAACGGCGACGTTTCCATCACGACGGTTCCAGTCGAGGTAAAACACGGCGGTGGGGTGATGTACCATGACTCTTCCATAGCCGCGTGCGAAGACGACGAAGATTCACTTCGTGTCATCTCAGACGGGACGACCAATCGGTCCAATTCAGGATCTTCCAGGTCGTGGATGGGGTCGATGAGGTCGTCCAAATCGGTATCTTCAAGGTCGTCATCGTCAACGGTACCGACGGAATTTCCTTCGCTATCACGATCAACCAAAAGCCAACCA
Proteins encoded in this region:
- the LOC111416350 gene encoding uncharacterized protein gives rise to the protein MFGQLVNYLLGTTNTTTPTVNIRPDQQPPNLSTEPSRVAPLVLEEDDGWLLVDRDSEGNSVGTVDDDDLEDTDLDDLIDPIHDLEDPELDRLVVPSEMTRSESSSSSHAAMEESWYITPPPCFTSTGTVVMETSPLENLLIEHPSISVYRHHPNPQHPHFRILSQQLRERSSEVEDDEDEEVDVVNVEDDFVEIEDRLLWREPVRRRRMRHVDEVLRQQDVQRVRTKSAQRVQIQKACQTLKKGYLERTNKARDVNSRNQRQRRGEKSQGARRSCANNNRKC